Proteins encoded by one window of Manihot esculenta cultivar AM560-2 chromosome 10, M.esculenta_v8, whole genome shotgun sequence:
- the LOC110624242 gene encoding LOW QUALITY PROTEIN: squalene epoxidase 3 (The sequence of the model RefSeq protein was modified relative to this genomic sequence to represent the inferred CDS: inserted 1 base in 1 codon), whose product MESEYLMGGIMASLLGFVLLYRITAQKKATTSRGVARYEKLESSENGIDQAEKDKKPDVIIVGAGVAGSALAYTLGKDGRNVHVIERDLTEPDRIVGELLQPGGYLKLIELGLQDCVEDIDAQQVFGYALYKGGRSTKLSYPLQSFDSNVSGRSFHNGRFIQRMREKAASLTNVRLEQGTVTSLLEANGTIKGVQYKTKTGQELAASAPLTIVCDGCFSNLRRSLCNAKVEIPSCFVALILENCELPYQNHGHVILADPSPILFYRIGSSEIRCLVDIPVSQNLPSISNGEMANYLKSIVAPQIPHELFDAFISAINKGNIRTMPNRSMPAAPHPTPGALLLGDAFNMRHPLTGGGMTVALSDIVVLRNLLRPLHDLSDASGLCEYLKSFYTLRKPVASTINTLAGALYKVFSASHDPAQDEMRRACFDYLSLGGVFLSGPIALLSGLNPQPLSLVMHFFAVAVYGVGRLVFTLPSAKRIWMGARMISVCILTTLLSCMSHSFLFLFSLIFFFFFRXASRIIFPIIRVEGAQHMFFPKVMAKYCRPLAL is encoded by the exons ATGGAATCTGAATACTTAATGGGAGGAATCATGGCTTCTTTGTTGGGGTTTGTGTTGTTGTATAGAATAACAGCACAGAAGAAAGCCACAACATCAAGAGGAGTTGCAAGATATGAAAAATTAGAGAGCTCTGAAAATGGAATAGACCAGGCAGAGAAAGACAAGAAACCAGATGTAATTATTGTTGGAGCTGGGGTTGCAGGTTCTGCTCTTGCTTATACTCTTGGCAAG GATGGAAGGAACGTACATGTGATTGAAAGAGACTTGACTGAGCCTGACAGAATTGTTGGAGAACTTCTCCAACCTGGTGGCTACCTAAAACTAATTGAGTTGGGACTTCAAG ATTGCGTAGAAGACATCGATGCCCAACAAGTATTTGGATATGCTCTTTACAAGGGTGGAAGAAGTACTAAACTTTCCTATCCCTTGCAAAGCTTTGATTCTAACGTGTCTGGCAGAAGCTTTCACAATGGACGTTTCATCCAAAGGATGCGAGAAAAAGCTGCTAGTCTAACCAA TGTAAGATTGGAACAAGGAACAGTAACATCCTTGCTTGAAGCAAATGGAACAATCAAGGGTGTCCAATACAAAACAAAAACTGGTCAAGAACTTGCTGCATCTGCTCCACTAACAATAGTTTGTGATGGTTGTTTTTCAAACTTGCGACGCTCTCTTTGCAATGCCAAG GTTGAAATCCCCTCTTGCTTTGTTGCTTTGATATTGGAGAACTGTGAGCTTCCATACCAGAATCACGGACATGTTATTCTGGCAGACCCTTCACCAATCTTGTTCTATCGTATTGGTAGCTCAGAAATTCGTTGCTTGGTTGACATACCAGTAAGCCAAAACCTGCCATCAATTTCCAATGGTGAAATGGCCAACTATTTAAAATCCATAGTGGCTCCCCAG ATTCCTCATGAGCTATTTGATGCTTTCATTTCTGCCATTAACAAAGGAAACATCAGAACAATGCCTAATAGGAGCATGCCTGCTGCACCTCATCCCACTCCAGGTGCTCTTCTTTTAGGTGATGCATTTAACATGAGGCATCCTTTAACTGGAGGAGGAATGACTGTGGCGCTTTCTGATATAGTTGTTCTAAGGAATCTTCTTAGACCTCTACATGATCTAAGTGATGCATCTGGCCTTTGTGAATATCTTAAATCTTTCTACACACTTCGCAAG CCAGTGGCATCTACTATAAATACATTGGCAGGAGCCTTATACAAAGTCTTTAGTGCATCACATGATCCAGCACAAGATGAAATGCGTAGAGCATGTTTCGACTACTTGAGCCTCGGAGGTGTATTTTTAAGTGGACCTATTGCTTTACTCTCAGGTTTAAACCCTCAGCCATTGAGCTTGGTTATGCACTTCTTTGCTGTGGCTGTCTATGGTGTTGGTCGCTTGGTATTTACATTGCCATCTGCCAAGAGGATATGGATGGGGGCTAGAATGATCTCAGTATGTATATTGACTACACTTTTAAGTTGTATGAGTCAtagttttttgtttcttttttccctaatattcttctttttcttta TTGCATCTAGGATTATATTTCCAATAataagagttgaaggagctcaaCATATGTTCTTCCCAAAGGTCATGGCAAAATACTGCAGACCCTTAGCTCTTTGA